The Epinephelus lanceolatus isolate andai-2023 chromosome 8, ASM4190304v1, whole genome shotgun sequence genome includes a window with the following:
- the tlr9 gene encoding toll-like receptor 9, which yields MAMLKSILILCQFLPLVMTINTIFFPCDTDKNTTEVDCSDRPLKRVPSIKSTTVESLDLSRTKIQYVGVRAFSGVPNLHTLKMIGNCQPGQLRSLEDRLCKLKIHHDAFKCLSKLNFLNLSGNSLISIPQLPENLTVLDLRNNRIFQINQPLNTPHLKELYLTKNCFYANPCGQSFYINESVFRELSELKSLTLGYNNFTAIPKGLPLSLERLDLRENTITEVLDGAFANLTLLKYLNLEWNCQRCDHAARPCFPCPNNKPLQLHSNSFYAENSSITFLSLRGNSLRTFPTGIFQPLKNLKGLDLSDNLLAHALHNGTFFAELEGLTWISLIYNYEPLTTFPKLSLSPHIGKMTHLRYLLLSGNFFHELSSKSFNTLSKLQNLRTLELRMNFINTFNLTSLKRLPFLTDIDLSQNMLNFLPCCSGPSAEFVAQESCQNQNLFTHDFSNPHVMLIDRKATSGNDIWESNQSNRLEMGEDNVLQFKSLLDFKNDFCSRKLTFDLSQNDILSLNKEVFVGMEDVVCLDLSFNYMSQALKGGLFASMKKLVFLNLSYNRLDFYYREAFSELNSTLKVLDVGNNEFHFKMKGMGHRFEFLQNLTNLEVLSLANNNIGVRIDQQLISSSLKYLYFYGNNLDIMWMSDNNRYTQFFQNLTALTYLDISDNNLMSISPEVFCNFPESLETLIISDNQLKYFPWQNISVLSNLCHLNLSQNKLYYLPNKVIGFGANFSLLDLSHNRFSVIPEMFFSNVESLRYLYLSHNQIKVLSRQFLPAPFKDGSALQKLTLHANPFKCDCNTSWFADFLRNTSIQIPYLTTHIHCDYPESQQGMSILSMDQHSCQDIYGSLAFLICSFLAVTFTVLPLLKHLYGWDLWYCLQVLWAGHKGYSQLAGSDSQHHYDAFVVFDTSNQAVRDWVYNELTVNLENSGHRRFCLCLEERDWVPGVSCIDNLHNAVYSSVKTVFVLSSGATGGETVNGVIRQAFFMVQQRLLDEKVDAAMLVLLDEMFPKLKYLQLRKRLCKKSVLSWPRNPRAQPLFWNQMRMALSSDNLKFYDNNMSESFI from the exons ATG gctATGCTGAAAAGTATCCTCATCCTTTGCCAGTTTCTGCCATTAGTGATGACCATAAATACCATCTTTTTTCCATGTGACACTGATAAGAATACCACCGAAGTAGACTGTTCCGACAGACCACTCAAGCGTGTCCCCTCCATCAAGTCTACCACTGTAGAGTCACTCGATTTAAGTCGAACAAAGATCCAGTATGTGGGAGTGCGTGCTTTCTCAGGCGTCCCAAACCTTCACACTCTGAAAATGATAGGGAATTGTCAACCGGGTCAGCTGAGATCTTTGGAGGACCGCTTATGCAAACTGAAGATACATCATGATGCATTCAAGTGTCTATCAAAGCTGAATTTTTTGAATCTGTCAGGAAACAGCCTCATCTCTATTCCCCAGTTACCTGAAAACCTGACGGTCCTTGACCTACGGAATAATCGCATCTTTCAAATTAACCAGCCTTTAAACACTCCTCACCTCAAAGAGCTCTACCTCACCAAGAACTGCTTTTATGCAAACCCTTGCGGCCAGTCCTTTTACATCAACGAGAGCGTTTTCAGAGAGCTCTCTGAACTCAAAAGCCTTACCTTAGGGTATAATAATTTCACAGCTATCCCTAAAGGGTTGCCACTCTCACTGGAACGTTTGGATTTAAGAGAGAATACAATCACAGAGGTCTTGGATGGAGCATTTGCTAACTTGACTCTCCTCAAGTATTTGAATTTGGAGTGGAATTGCCAGCGTTGTGACCATGCAGCCAGGCCCTGCTTTCCTTGCCCAAATAATAAACCCCTACAACTACATTCAAACTCATTCTATGCTGAGAACAGCTCAATCACCTTCCTAAGCTTGAGAGGAAACTCTCTGAGAACATTTCCAACGGGTATTTTCCAACCTTTAAAGAATTTAAAGGGTTTGGACCTCTCTGACAACCTCCTGGCACATGCTTTGCATAATGGCACCTTCTTTGCAGAGCTGGAAGGTCTCACTTGGATTAGCCTTATCTATAACTACGAACCATTGACGACATTTCCGAAACTGAGCCTCTCCCCACATATTGGCAAAATGACTCATCTTCGTTATCTTCTTCTAAGTGGTAACTTTTTCCATGAGCTCTCCAGCAAGAGCTTCAATACTTTGTCCAAACTTCAGAACCTAAGGACACTAGAACTAAGAATGAATTTCATCAATACTTTTAACTTGACATCTCTGAAACGGTTACCGTTTCTTACTGATATTGACCTCTCCCAAAACATGCTTAATTTCCTTCCGTGCTGCTCGGGTCCGTCAGCTGAGTTTGTGGCACAGGAAAGCTGTCAGAACCAGAACTTGTTTACACATGATTTTTCTAACCCACATGTTATGTTAATAGATCGAAAAGCTACATCTGGTAATGATATCTGGGAATCCAACCAATCAAACAGGCTGGAAATGGGGGAGGATAATGTGTTACAATTTAAATCATTATTGGACTTTAAAAACGATTTCTGCAGCCGTAAACTTACATTTGACCTGTCTCAAAATGACATTCTGTCTCTAAACAAAGAGGTGTTTGTAGGCATGGAAGATGTTGTTTGTTTAGACCTTTCCTTCAATTACATGAGCCAGGCATTAAAGGGTGGGCTGTTTGCTAGCATGAAAAAATTAGTTTTTCTTAATTTGTCATACAATAGACTTGATTTTTATTATAGAGAAGCTTTCAGTGAGCTTAATTCCACTCTGAAAGTTTTAGATGTTGGCAACAATGaatttcactttaaaatgaaGGGCATGGGTCATCGATTTGAGTTCCTTCAAAATCTGACAAACCTGGAAGTTCTCAGCCTggcaaacaacaacattggggTGCGAATAGATCAACAGTTGATTAGCAGCTCTCTGAAGTACCTCTACTTCTATGGGAATAACCTGGACATCATGTGGATGTCTGATAACAACAGGTACACTCAGTTCTTCCAAAACCTGACAGCCCTCACCTACCTTGACATCTCTGACAATAATCTGATGTCAATCTCACCAGAAGTGTTTTGCAACTTCCCAGAAAGCCTTGAGACCCTTATTATCAGCGACAATCAGCTGAAGTATTTCCCGTGGCAAAACATCTCAGTGCTTAGCAATTTATGTCATCTGAACCTCAGTCAAAACAAACTCTATTACTTGCCTAATAAGGTCATAGGATTTGGAGCAAATTTTTCTCTCTTGGACCTCAGTCACAATCGCTTTAGTGTTATTCCTGAGATGTTCTTCAGTAACGTGGAATCCCTACGGTACCTGTATCTCAGCCACAATCAGATCAAAGTGTTAAGCCGTCAGTTTCTCCCTGCCCCCTTTAAAGATGGTAGTGCCCTGCAGAAACTTACCCTGCATGCCAACCCCTTTAAATGCGACTGCAATACATCTTGGTTTGCGGACTTTCTGCGTAATACTTCGATACAGATTCCTTATCTCACCACACATATACACTGTGATTACCCAGAGTCCCAGCAGGGCATGAGCATACTGTCTATGGACCAGCATTCCTGCCAGGACATATATGGTAGCTTAGCGTTCCTCATCTGTTCCTTCTTGGCTGTGACGTTCACTGTTCTGCCCCTACTGAAGCATCTCTATGGCTGGGATCTGTGGTATTGCTTACAAGTACTTTGGGCAGGACATAAGGGCTACTCCCAGCTGGCTGGTAGTGATTCGCAACACCACTATGatgcttttgttgtgtttgacaCCAGTAACCAGGCTGTGAGGGACTGGGTCTACAATGAGTTAACTGTCAATCTGGAGAATTCAGGGCACAGGAGGTTTTGTCTCTGTTTGGAGGAGAGGGACTGGGTTCCTGGGGTCTCATGTATCGACAATCTGCATAACGCCGTGTACAGCAGTGTGAAGACGGTGTTTGTGCTGTCCAGCGGTGCCACCGGTGGTGAGACAGTGAATGGTGTGATCCGTCAGGCTTTCTTCATGGTGCAGCAGCGACTTCTGGACGAGAAG GTGGATGCAGCTATGCTGGTTCTTTTGGATGAGATGTTTCCCAAACTGAAGTACCTACAGCTGAGGAAACGGCTGTGCAAAAAGTCTGTCTTGTCCTGGCCGAGAAACCCAAGGGCCCAACCCCTTTTCTGGAACCAAATGAGAATGGCATTGTCATCAGATAACCTCAAATTCTATGACAATAACATGAGTGAAAGTTTCATCTGA